A region of the Longimicrobiales bacterium genome:
AGGATCACCAGATCGGGGCGTTGTTCGTCGAGTAGCCGCCGGACCTGACGTTCGAGTCGTCGGAAATACGGGATCTTGGGCAACACCTCGACGAAGCCCATCACTGCCAGGCTGTCCAGTTCCGCAAATAGCTCTACACCCGCTTCTTTCATTGAGGGGCCACCGATTCCGAACAGCTGAGCCGTCGGATGGCGTCGAGAGAGAGCTGAAACCAGCGCCGCTGCGTGGTGATCGCCAGAGGCTTCCCCGGCTAGGATCAAAAGACGAGGACCCGTCGTCAGAAGGCGCTGCCGAGGTACCAGATCGCGATTAAGGTAAAGCCGAGGAGCCCCAGTAATTTTCCGTTCGGCATACCCTTCCGGGTATCAATCCAGTTCTTCTTTCGCCGTTTTCGGGCTCGAATCAGAGACATGAGGTCCTCCTGAAGCGTCGGTTCTAGGTAGTTACGCCGCGCTCACTCGCGCGAATGAACTCGATCATGTGCCGCACTTCTGGCACGCCGGTGATCTCGGCTTCAGCCCGATTCAGGGCCTTCGAAAGCATGACATCACCCTGAAAGAGCATCCGGTACGTCGCCTTGAGCGCCTTCTGTGTCTCATTGGACAGCCCGCGGCGCTCCAGTCCTACTTTGTTCAACCCGTAGAGTTTCGGCGGGTTTCCAGCGGCCCGACAGTACGGAGGCACGTCCTGAGGGACCCGAGATCCCCCACCGACGAACGCATGCGCGCCGATGCGAACGAACTGGTGAATCGGAGTGACCCCACCGACGATGACCCAGTCCTCGATATGAACGTGACCCGCCATGTTCACCGCATTGGCGAGGATCACGTGATTTCCAATTTCGCAATCGTGGGCGACGTGCGTGTATGCCATCAACAGGCAGTCACTTCCGACGACCGTGCGACCGGAAGCCGCGGTCCCACGGTTCAACGTGGCGAACTCACGAATCACCGTGCGATCTCCGATGCTCAGTTGAGCCTTTTCGCCTTTGAACTTGAGATCCTGCGGATCCGTGCCCAGCACCGCGCCGTTCGCAATAAAACAGTCGTCGCCGATAGTCGTGTCCTTTTCGATCAACACGCGGGGACCGACCTCCGTGCCTGCGCCCACCTTCACGCCAGGTCCAATCAGGGCCCACGGTCCAACTATTACGCCATCCCCTAGTTCAGCGTCGGCGTGCACGATCGCCGTGGAGTGAATCTGGGTTTCACCCCGCGTACTCAAAGATACCTGTTCACTCATCTCACTTATCCACAATCCGAGCCATGAATTCAGCCTCAGCGACGACGTGCCCGTCCACTAAACCGCGACCGGCAATCCGGCAAATTTGTCGCCGGAATTGAACGACATGCAATTCGAAGACTAGTGTGTCCCCCGGAGTGACCGGCCGCCGGAATTTCACGTTATCCATCGTCATGAAGTACACGACTTTACTCTCCGGATCCTCCACATGATCCATGAGAAGCAGACCGCCGCACTGGGCCATAGCCTCCAGGATGAGGACGCCAGGCATGATCGGATGACCTGGGTAGTGCCCCTGAAAGAACGGTTCGTTGATCGTGACGTTCTTGATTCCGACGATGCTCTCGCCCGACACGAAATCAATGATCCGGTCGACCAGCAACATCGGATACCGGTGCGGCAGGAATTCCATAATACGCGCGATATCGGCCACCGGCGGGCCGGCGCGACGAATTTGCTTACGGATGGCGCGTGCGAGCTCGACGTTCCCCGTGTGGCCCGGACGCTCAGCAACGACATGGGCCCTCAGGCGCCCTCCGAGCAGCGCTAGGTCGCCGACGAGATCACCCACCTTGTGCCTAAGGAATTCGTCTTCGAATCGGAGCCCCTCCTCATTCATGACTCCGTCCTTCCCGATTACCACCGCGTTGTCCAAAGATGCTCCCAGCGCAAAGCCACGCGCATGGAGCGCCTCGGCGTCGGCCTGGAAGCCAAACGTGCGCGCGGGTGCGAGAGCCGATTGAAAAGACGATTCATCTACTAGGAATGAACCGAAGCTTCGCCCGATCCGTTGGTCTTCGAAGTCGATCGTCGCGGAGATTCGCAACGCGTCGGCCGGTGTCACGACATAGGATGAGCCACCGGCTTCTTCGACGTGAACGACCGATGGCACCGTGAAAATCTCTGCCTCTTCATCCTGATCTACAGCTCCCGCGTCATGCAGCGCTGCAGAGTACTCTTGAAACGATCCGTCGCGAATCGGAACCTCCTGCCCGTCCATTTCGATGAGCACGTTGTCGATGCACCCACCTGAAAGAGCGGCCATGACGTGTTCGACGGTCAGCACACGTGCTTCACCACTCGCGAGCGTCGTGCCGAACTCCGTGGCAATCACGTGCTCCACGGTGGCGGGGATCTCAGGCGCATCGTCGAGGTCCGTTCTCCGGAATCGAATCCCTGTCCCGGCCTCAGCAGGATTGAACCGAATAGAGGCGCCCTCTCCCGAATGGACGCCGACCCCGTCGAGCGTGATTTTCCGAGCGATGGTGCGCTGTGAAGGCCGACTCATGCGGTAGAACCTCGCTCGTTACGGGGCGCGGTGGTGCGGGCTTCGAACGTTAAAAAAGTAACGACTAACCCGATGGTTACCTACGGGTTGCGGCGTGCAAGTCATATATCCCAATGCCCCGTCCATTACCCGGACTTGAGTCTCTCGACCTCTTCTTCCAACTCCCGAATACGCTCGAGCATCTTGGGGATTCTCCCGATACGAGCCTGACGCCAAACCTCATCCACATGAGGGATGGCCGGGAATCCGGATACCGTCTCACCAGCCGGTATGTCTCGTGTGACCCCGGATCGCACCGCGATGCGGGCGCCATCTCCGACCTCGACCTGGTTGATCACCCCTGACTGACCGCCGATCCAAACCCCTTTGCCCACTCTCGTCGATCCAGCCACCCCGGACATCGCGGCGATCAGTGTCATCGCACCAATTTTCACGTTGTGCGCGAGGTGAACCAGGTTGTCGATCTTCACGCCCATGCCGACCCGGGTATCACCTAACGATCCCCGATCCACCACCGTATTCGCACCGATCTCGACACCATCGCCGATGATGCACCGACCGATCTGTGGCATTTTCGCGTGCTCGCCGTCGACGAATGTGTATCCAAAGCCGTCCACGCCGAGGGTCACACCACTGTGGATGATGACGTCGCTGCCGATCTCCGTGTCATAGTAGACCACCACATGGGGATAGAGTCGCGTCCGATCACCTACGACAGTGCCATGTTGAAGGACGCAATGCGCTCCGATCCTTGTGCCTGCTCCGACGCGGACTCCCTCCTCGAGCACGGCGTACGGGCCGATCGCAATGCCTTCGCCGAGCACGATGTCCTCGGCCAAGACCGCCGTCGGATGAACACCCGGCGTCCACACGTCCCGTGGCGCAAAGTGCGATTGAAGGCGGCGCAGCGCCGGATACGGATCAACCACGACGATGCTCGCCGCGGAATCGGGCACCAGAGAGACCAAATCTTCCGAGACCAGGTACGCAGAGCCTTGGCAGCCCCCCACATGCTTTCCGTACTGGCGGAGAGCCAGAAAGGCGATCTGGCCCGCAGTGGCCTCGTCCACCGGTGCGACACCGGTGATAGCCTTGTCACCCGCTCCCGACAGGGTGCCCCCCACGAGATCGGCCAACTCTGCGAGCGTCGGGAGGCTACGTCGAGTCGTGTCGCTTACATCGTCTTCAGGCATGGTCGATTCTAGGTTTCCTGAATGCGGGAAGGACCCGCCGGGCATTAAATCTGCTCCGCGAGTCCTTCGCTCCACTCATGATCTTTGCTTAGTGCTCTTAGTCGCCGCCCTGCCCTGCTCCTGGCGTAGACTGAAGCCGCATGATGACTTCCTGCGTCAGGTCGAGCGCGGGGTCGGCTGAAACGATCGAGCCGGACGCAGCATCCAAAATTATGGAGTAGGCCCCCTCCTCGCGCATCGTCTCAATGATCGCAGTGATGTTGTCCATCACTGGCTGAATCAAGGCAGCTCTGCGTTGCTCTGCGAGCTGCTGAAGCTGCGTGGTGCGCTGCTGATACTCTTGGAACTTTGCCTGCAACTGGGCCTCCCGATTAGTCCTCGCTTCAGGCGAAAGCGTCAACTGCTGCTGCTGAAGCGCGGCTTCCAAGTTCTGGAGCTCTGTCTCGGTCTGCGTGACCTCAGCCTGATAGCCCGCCATCTCGGCATCAAAGGCGGCCCCGGCAGCCTCCGCACCAGGCGCGTTGGCTAGAATTTCCTGAGAATTGATGTAGGCAATTTTTAGTGTCTGTGCCTCGGCGGCTCCGGCCGAGAGCAAGAAGGCCAGCGCCAGAAGCGCAAAAGACGTGCGTCGCATAATCCTGACTCCGTGTTGTGTCATGCCACCGGACTCTCGTAATCCCCTCAAGGCCGGCAGGCTCCCGTGTTCCCCATGCGACCCGTCAATGAGCCGCGAGCATAGCATCTAAATGTGTAAAGGCTGCCAAAATATGTACAGTCGCTCCGATTGATTACAGTCCTGCGCCCATCCGAAAATGGAGCTGCCATCCAGGCACCGTCCGATCGAGTCCATACGCGTAATCGAGCCCAATCGGTCCAAACGGCGTCACGATCTGCATCCCCACACCAACCCCTCGATACAGGGTGGACGGATCGAAGTCGCGAGGATTCCTCCAAACGCTTCCCGCATCGTAGAAAACGTGCACCCCGAGCTGGCCACCTAGTCGCGCCGCGTACTCCGCAGTCAGACTAAAAAAGGCGTCCCCAAGTCGGGCGATGTCCGTGATGTCGGTCGACCCCTGTGGGAAGAAGCCCCTCGGCGTGATGGAAGTCTCGTCGTACCCGCGGAGGTTTTGTCCGAACTGCACACCACCCATCCAGAATCGATCAAACGGGAATGCCGCAGCATCGCCGAAGATCGCACCCGCGCGCAGAGTTAGCCCAAGAGCAAACGCCACACCTCCACCCTGCGGGTCTCCCCCGATCTGACCGGTCGGCACCCACCAAGTTCCGTCACCGAGCACACGCGTAAAGTCACCATCACCGCCCAAGAAGCCACCATTCTGCTCAAGGGTGACGTTCTGGCGTGAACCGACGGTCGGGAAGATCGGATGATTCAGAGTCTGCCGCGTGATACTACCTGAGAGCTGGCTCTGGACTCCCGGTGGGCGACCGAACAGCGACGTATCATCAACGTCACTGAACAGTTCGTAGTTGGTCCGGGAAAGGCTGTATCCAACGAAAAGTCGTGTGTACTGCGACCCCCGCCAAGGGAAGCCGAGGCGGAAATTCGCCCCAAGACGCTTCCGCTGCCCTGTCGAGAACTGGAAGAAGCGGTCACGTGAATTGAACAGCGCAACCGTGCCGGAGGTTCTGGTCTGGAGCAGAGCCGGATCGGTGTAGGACATCTCAAAGCTGTTGATGTAGCGGCCGAAGTCCCAGCGTAGCGACCCCGATTTCGCTTGACCGAACAGGTTCGGCTGATCGTATCCGATGAAGCCGGAGAGCCCCACTCCACCTCCGACAGACGTACCGAAGTTTATCGAGCCAGTCTGCTTCTCTTCGACCTGGAAAGTCAGGTCGACATCGCCGTTGTCGAGCGGCGTGATATCGGGAAACGGGAGTGGCGCCTCGAAGAAGCCAAGGGCCGAGATGTTCTGATATGTCTGCATCACCCGGTCCTGGCTGTATACGTCTCCAGGGAAGACGAACATTTGGTTTCGAATCACCCATTCGTAGGTGTATTCGTTCCCCTTGATATTGACCCGATTGATGATGGCCGGCTGCCCCTCATTAATCTCCCAAGAGGCATCGACTGTAGGCGGCTGGTCACCTTCCGCTTCGTTGATGCTCACGACCGGATTCACCCGGACGTACAGGTACCCCTCATTCCGGTAAAGCTCCTCAACGCTTTGAATCGCGAGGTTGAACGCTTCCGCGTCGAAGAGCTGCCCTTTTTCGTTCGCCGTCCCGCCACTCCCACCGAACCCGAGACTCCCGAGGATGCCGCCACCGCGGGTCGAGCGGAACAGCTCCTGGAGCTCTTCCACTTCGAAGACGGTGTTGCCGTCGACGGCGAAGTCACCGAGTTGGTATTGGTCTCCTTCGTCGACCGTCACCTCGACCCGTGCTTTCCCGCTCTCCGGGTCGACGATGATCGTGTCTCCCAACACCACGAAGTCGAGATAGCCGCGAGACCTGTATAGTCGGGGCAATTCTTCTTCGAGATCGCTCAAAAAATTGACCTGACCGAACGTTCCGTCTCGGAACCACCAGAAACCCTCGGCAGAGGTCGACATGACCCCACCCAGCTCTTTGTCTGTCAAGCCTTCATTTCCCACGAAGTCGAGCTGAGCGACCGTCACTCGTTGGCCCTCGGACACATCGAGAATGAGTTCGATCTCGTTCGAGGCTCCCTCGATCGCTACCCGTCGATCGGTGATCTCCGCAAAAGGAATGCCCTCACTAGCCAACTCTGATCGGATAAACGCCTTCGCGTTAATGATCTTCTGTTCGCTAAGCGGAAAGCCCGAGTTCAGGCCCGTCGTGTCGCGCACTTGCCGTGCCGACACGTTCTGAAGTCCCTCGATCGCCACCCTGCGGATGAGGGGAGCTTCCAGCACCTCGACCGTGAGAATGTAGGGGGCGACCCCTGCGCCGCGCGGCTCACTAGCTCGAATCACTACGTCAATGAATTGACCCGTGTTCAGCAGTTCCTTGGTGCCGCGCTGAACCGCTCGATAGGTGATCTCTTGTCCGGGTTGGATCGCGAACAGGGACAGAATGAACTGTGCCTGAATGCGAACATTTCCCTGAACTTCGAGAGAATCAACCTGAACCAGCCCTTCGGCCTGCTCCTGTGCTTCTACGGCTGTCGATGACAGTGCCGCCACGACGCCAAAGAAAGCCACCGCAAGTGCGGTAGCCTTTCCGAGACGGTGAGCGACGATGAGGACTCTCTGACTCACGTCTTGGTCGCCGACTCCGCACGAAGGATGAGGCCCGGTTCGTCCGGATCCAAATCGACCTCAATCTCGTCGCCCCCGGTGAACTCGGCCTGTAGAATTTTCTCGGACAACGGATCCTCAAGGTGTCTCTGGATCGCCCTCTTAAGGGGGCGCGCTCCGAACTTCTCGTCGTATCCCTCGTCGACGAGAAACTCGAGTGCGGCATCGGTGAACCGGAGAGTGATGCCCTCCTCTGCAAGCCGACCCCGCACATCCTCCATGAGAATGTGAATGATCTCGCCAATCTCCAGCTTCGTCAGAGAGTGGAAGACGATGGTGTCGTCCACACGGTTAAGAAACTCCGGGTTGAATGCACGTTCGATTTCCTGACTCACTTTGTCTTTCATGATGTCGTAGCTCGCCTTCGGATCGGCCATCTGGAATCCGAGGCCTCCGCCCTTGCTGATGTCTCGGGCACCGAGGTTGGACGTCATGATAAGCACGGTGTTCTTGAAGTCGATCACTCGACCGTAGTTGTCAGTCAGATGTCCCTCGTCGAGCACTTGCAAAAGGATGTTGAAGACATCGGGGTGGGCCTTCTCGATCTCGTCGAGAAGCACGACCGAGTAGGGGCGACGCCTCACAGCCTTCGTGAGAGCGCCGGAATCCTCATAACCGACGTACCCCGGAGGTGCACCTATCAGACGAGACACAGAGAATTTCTCCATGTACTCGCTCATGTCAACACGAATCAGCGCCTCGCCATCGTCGAACAGGAATTCAGCGAGAGCCCGCGCCAGCTCCGTCTTACCCACGCCGGTCGGACCGGAGAAGATGAATGAGCCGATTGGACGCCGTGGATCCTTCAGGCCTGCCCTGCTACGGCGAATCGCTCGACTGACGGCCGTGATCGCATCATGCTGGCCGACGATCCGTTTGTGGAGTTCGTCCTCCATATGCACCAGGCGCTCAGACTCCGTCTGAGCAATGCGCTGCACAGGAATCCCCGTCCAACGACCAACGATGAAGGCCACTTCTTCGGTGGAGATTTCAGGACGGTGCTGCTTACGCTCTTCCTCCCATGCCTCCTGACGGGCGCGAATCACTTCGCTGTGCTCCCGTTCCTCGTCCCTGAGTTCCGCTGCACGCTCGAAGTCCTGATCACCGATTGCCTGTTCTTTCCGGTTCGCGATCTGAACCAACTGCTCCTTAAGTTCCTCGACGTCGGCCGGCGGAACCGCGTTGGCAATCCGCGCTCGCGAGCCCGCCTCATCAATAACGTCGATCGCTTTGTCGGGGAGGAAGCGGTCCGTGATATACCGATCTGCGAGCTTGGCGGCGTGCTCGAGCGCATCATCGGGAATTGTGACACGGTGGTGATCTTCGTAGTGGCCACGCAGGCCCTTCAGGATCTCGACGGTCTCTTCAACTGCGGGTGGGTCAACGATGACCGGCTGGAAGCGACGCTCGAGCGCGCCATCCTTCTCGATGTACTTGCGGTACTCGTTGAGGGTCGAGGCCCCGATGCACTGCAACTCACCGCGCGCGAGCGCCGGCTTGAGCATGTTCGACGCATCGATCGCACCTTCAGCCGCACCGGCACCGACGAGCGTATGAAGCTCATCGATAAACAGGATGACAGTCTTGCTCTCCTGGATCTCGGTCATTACCGCTTTCAGGCGCTCCTCGAACTGACCGCGGTACTTGGTCCCGGCAATCACCGCAGCCATGTCGAGCGCGAGGACCTTGTGATCCCTCAGGGCCTCGGTGATCCCACCTGCGGCGATAATCTGTGCGAGGCCCTCCACCAGCGCGGTCTTGCCCACCCCTGGCTCTCCAATGAGCACAGGGTTGTTCTTCTTGCGACGGCAGAGAATCTCTACGACACGTTCGATCTCATCAGCCCGCCCAATGATTGGATCGAGTTTTTTCTGCTTCGCCAGTTCCGTCAAGTCACGACAGAAGTGGTCGAGTGCCGGCGTCTTGGATTTCTTGTCCCCGCCCTTGCCGGATCCCGGCGTCACGTCGCCCCCGCCCCCGATTCCAGCGGGCTCGGACGGAGACATGTCACTACCCAAGACCTTGAGGGTCTCTCCTCTCGCTTCATCGAGGGTGACACCAAGTGAGTTCAGCACCTGGGCCGCGATCCCCTTCTCTTCCCGAAGCAGGCCAAGCAACAGGTGCTCCGTACCCACATAGGAGTGATTGAAGTCACGGGCCTCGGCCATCGCGAACTCGAGGACCTTCTTCGCCCTGGACGTATAGGGGAGTTCCCCGAGTGAGATCGTCGCCTTGCCCTTCCGGACAGATTCTTCGACACGCTCGTGGATCTGATCCAGATCAACACTGAGGTTTTGCAGCACAGCCGAGGCCACGCCCTCTCCTTCGCGAATGAGGCCGAGCAGAATGTGCTCCGTCCCCACGTAGTCATGCTGAAGGCGGATGGCCTCTTCTCGAGCCATCGCGAGGACCTTTCGGACCCGGTCGGTAAAATTGTAGTTCATAACCCGTCAGGGCTGGGCGGATTGATCGTCGCCGCGCGATTCGTCGTCGCTCGGAGAGACTTCACCTTCGGTGGCTAGGACACGACGCACATAAGCGGCTCGATGCGCGTCGCTTTCCTCGATAGAAAGCTCGCGGCCGGCCGCCTGTTCCAGGTGAGCCAGCTGCGTGAATACCATCATCTTGTTGAGTGAGTATACACGGAGTCCGGGCAACAGTTTCAGACTCATGCCCATCCGTACTGGAGCTAGGAAACCCATGAGCTCGTCGAAGGAGAGCAGGCGAGCATAGCGCAGCGTACCGTACGCCCTCCACACCTTGTCCTCGGTCTCCGCACTGGCGTCGCGAATGAGGATCTGACGCGCCTTCGCCTCGTCCCGGATCAGCTTGCGTACAACCCGATCGAGGTGGTCGACAAGGTCCTCTTCGGTCCGCCCGAGTGTGGTCTGATTGGAGATTTGGAAAAAGCTTCCGACGACCTCTGACCCCTCACCAAACAGTCCGCGAAACGTCAGCCCCAGCTCCGTGATGCCTTTCAGCGCGGCCGTGATCTCACGAGTCTCGACCAGCCCGGGAAGGTGCATGAAGACCGAAGCACGGAGTCCTGAACCGACATTCGTCGGGCAACTTGTAAGGAAGCCGAATTCGGGGTGGTACGCGAAAGGAAGCTCCCGCCCCAACTCCTCGTCGAGCCGGTCGACAATGTCCCAAGCCTCGTGGAGGCGTAACCCGGAAAGAAGGCTCTGTACCCTGAGGTGGTCTTCCTCGTTGACCATCACTGATACGGGCTCTCGCCGGGAGAAGTGTACTGCAGTACCGTGCGCTGGGTCGTCTCCCGCCTCACCCAGAAGATCACGCGTCACCAGCCGACGCTCGTATAGAATCCGCCGCGTGCGTTCGGAAACCGTGGGCATTTCCAGAAGTGCACCGCCCCGCAGCACGTCCGATCGCTCGACCGAGTGCCTGAACTGCTTCAGTACCGCCTCTCGATCGTTGACGCGGGCACGGGGGCCAAACGCGTAGCCCTGAAGATTCCTGGCGATTCGAACCCGAGTCGACAGTACGATGTCCGAATGCTCTCCACTCGCCTCTAGCCAGCTGAGGCCGTGATCCGGGATCGCTTCAAAGTCGTTCACAAGGCCCACCTCATACGGGCTCCAGTGTATTTATCTGGTCCCGAATCTCCGCCGCGCGCTC
Encoded here:
- the bamA gene encoding outer membrane protein assembly factor BamA, which produces MSQRVLIVAHRLGKATALAVAFFGVVAALSSTAVEAQEQAEGLVQVDSLEVQGNVRIQAQFILSLFAIQPGQEITYRAVQRGTKELLNTGQFIDVVIRASEPRGAGVAPYILTVEVLEAPLIRRVAIEGLQNVSARQVRDTTGLNSGFPLSEQKIINAKAFIRSELASEGIPFAEITDRRVAIEGASNEIELILDVSEGQRVTVAQLDFVGNEGLTDKELGGVMSTSAEGFWWFRDGTFGQVNFLSDLEEELPRLYRSRGYLDFVVLGDTIIVDPESGKARVEVTVDEGDQYQLGDFAVDGNTVFEVEELQELFRSTRGGGILGSLGFGGSGGTANEKGQLFDAEAFNLAIQSVEELYRNEGYLYVRVNPVVSINEAEGDQPPTVDASWEINEGQPAIINRVNIKGNEYTYEWVIRNQMFVFPGDVYSQDRVMQTYQNISALGFFEAPLPFPDITPLDNGDVDLTFQVEEKQTGSINFGTSVGGGVGLSGFIGYDQPNLFGQAKSGSLRWDFGRYINSFEMSYTDPALLQTRTSGTVALFNSRDRFFQFSTGQRKRLGANFRLGFPWRGSQYTRLFVGYSLSRTNYELFSDVDDTSLFGRPPGVQSQLSGSITRQTLNHPIFPTVGSRQNVTLEQNGGFLGGDGDFTRVLGDGTWWVPTGQIGGDPQGGGVAFALGLTLRAGAIFGDAAAFPFDRFWMGGVQFGQNLRGYDETSITPRGFFPQGSTDITDIARLGDAFFSLTAEYAARLGGQLGVHVFYDAGSVWRNPRDFDPSTLYRGVGVGMQIVTPFGPIGLDYAYGLDRTVPGWQLHFRMGAGL
- a CDS encoding protein arginine kinase; this encodes MNDFEAIPDHGLSWLEASGEHSDIVLSTRVRIARNLQGYAFGPRARVNDREAVLKQFRHSVERSDVLRGGALLEMPTVSERTRRILYERRLVTRDLLGEAGDDPAHGTAVHFSRREPVSVMVNEEDHLRVQSLLSGLRLHEAWDIVDRLDEELGRELPFAYHPEFGFLTSCPTNVGSGLRASVFMHLPGLVETREITAALKGITELGLTFRGLFGEGSEVVGSFFQISNQTTLGRTEEDLVDHLDRVVRKLIRDEAKARQILIRDASAETEDKVWRAYGTLRYARLLSFDELMGFLAPVRMGMSLKLLPGLRVYSLNKMMVFTQLAHLEQAAGRELSIEESDAHRAAYVRRVLATEGEVSPSDDESRGDDQSAQP
- a CDS encoding bifunctional UDP-3-O-[3-hydroxymyristoyl] N-acetylglucosamine deacetylase/3-hydroxyacyl-ACP dehydratase → MSRPSQRTIARKITLDGVGVHSGEGASIRFNPAEAGTGIRFRRTDLDDAPEIPATVEHVIATEFGTTLASGEARVLTVEHVMAALSGGCIDNVLIEMDGQEVPIRDGSFQEYSAALHDAGAVDQDEEAEIFTVPSVVHVEEAGGSSYVVTPADALRISATIDFEDQRIGRSFGSFLVDESSFQSALAPARTFGFQADAEALHARGFALGASLDNAVVIGKDGVMNEEGLRFEDEFLRHKVGDLVGDLALLGGRLRAHVVAERPGHTGNVELARAIRKQIRRAGPPVADIARIMEFLPHRYPMLLVDRIIDFVSGESIVGIKNVTINEPFFQGHYPGHPIMPGVLILEAMAQCGGLLLMDHVEDPESKVVYFMTMDNVKFRRPVTPGDTLVFELHVVQFRRQICRIAGRGLVDGHVVAEAEFMARIVDK
- a CDS encoding OmpH family outer membrane protein translates to MRRTSFALLALAFLLSAGAAEAQTLKIAYINSQEILANAPGAEAAGAAFDAEMAGYQAEVTQTETELQNLEAALQQQQLTLSPEARTNREAQLQAKFQEYQQRTTQLQQLAEQRRAALIQPVMDNITAIIETMREEGAYSIILDAASGSIVSADPALDLTQEVIMRLQSTPGAGQGGD
- the lpxD gene encoding UDP-3-O-(3-hydroxymyristoyl)glucosamine N-acyltransferase; protein product: MPEDDVSDTTRRSLPTLAELADLVGGTLSGAGDKAITGVAPVDEATAGQIAFLALRQYGKHVGGCQGSAYLVSEDLVSLVPDSAASIVVVDPYPALRRLQSHFAPRDVWTPGVHPTAVLAEDIVLGEGIAIGPYAVLEEGVRVGAGTRIGAHCVLQHGTVVGDRTRLYPHVVVYYDTEIGSDVIIHSGVTLGVDGFGYTFVDGEHAKMPQIGRCIIGDGVEIGANTVVDRGSLGDTRVGMGVKIDNLVHLAHNVKIGAMTLIAAMSGVAGSTRVGKGVWIGGQSGVINQVEVGDGARIAVRSGVTRDIPAGETVSGFPAIPHVDEVWRQARIGRIPKMLERIRELEEEVERLKSG
- a CDS encoding ATP-dependent Clp protease ATP-binding subunit; the encoded protein is MNYNFTDRVRKVLAMAREEAIRLQHDYVGTEHILLGLIREGEGVASAVLQNLSVDLDQIHERVEESVRKGKATISLGELPYTSRAKKVLEFAMAEARDFNHSYVGTEHLLLGLLREEKGIAAQVLNSLGVTLDEARGETLKVLGSDMSPSEPAGIGGGGDVTPGSGKGGDKKSKTPALDHFCRDLTELAKQKKLDPIIGRADEIERVVEILCRRKKNNPVLIGEPGVGKTALVEGLAQIIAAGGITEALRDHKVLALDMAAVIAGTKYRGQFEERLKAVMTEIQESKTVILFIDELHTLVGAGAAEGAIDASNMLKPALARGELQCIGASTLNEYRKYIEKDGALERRFQPVIVDPPAVEETVEILKGLRGHYEDHHRVTIPDDALEHAAKLADRYITDRFLPDKAIDVIDEAGSRARIANAVPPADVEELKEQLVQIANRKEQAIGDQDFERAAELRDEEREHSEVIRARQEAWEEERKQHRPEISTEEVAFIVGRWTGIPVQRIAQTESERLVHMEDELHKRIVGQHDAITAVSRAIRRSRAGLKDPRRPIGSFIFSGPTGVGKTELARALAEFLFDDGEALIRVDMSEYMEKFSVSRLIGAPPGYVGYEDSGALTKAVRRRPYSVVLLDEIEKAHPDVFNILLQVLDEGHLTDNYGRVIDFKNTVLIMTSNLGARDISKGGGLGFQMADPKASYDIMKDKVSQEIERAFNPEFLNRVDDTIVFHSLTKLEIGEIIHILMEDVRGRLAEEGITLRFTDAALEFLVDEGYDEKFGARPLKRAIQRHLEDPLSEKILQAEFTGGDEIEVDLDPDEPGLILRAESATKT
- the lpxA gene encoding acyl-ACP--UDP-N-acetylglucosamine O-acyltransferase yields the protein MSEQVSLSTRGETQIHSTAIVHADAELGDGVIVGPWALIGPGVKVGAGTEVGPRVLIEKDTTIGDDCFIANGAVLGTDPQDLKFKGEKAQLSIGDRTVIREFATLNRGTAASGRTVVGSDCLLMAYTHVAHDCEIGNHVILANAVNMAGHVHIEDWVIVGGVTPIHQFVRIGAHAFVGGGSRVPQDVPPYCRAAGNPPKLYGLNKVGLERRGLSNETQKALKATYRMLFQGDVMLSKALNRAEAEITGVPEVRHMIEFIRASERGVTT